From a region of the Arachis ipaensis cultivar K30076 chromosome B09, Araip1.1, whole genome shotgun sequence genome:
- the LOC107616212 gene encoding uncharacterized protein LOC107616212: protein MEGEDSFVALVHCFGKIQKSKRHGVKFTDREPLSVFIRSSNTLAEIKQSILRKLGTCGTKWVKKLFYKISIDVVSTGVRYETFVIGSDEDLQVLFHCRRSFSEVRITERFAKLEDGVDSSGASAPNPQSTPAGGASTSMPVVAVAVPNAEPERAGAVHAYIGPVVSDFECDAGPDRVENALEDDIPRGGRSAHGGSGSATQEYPPYLSSLNLEVVGQEQNVDATFDGQGMHDGTPMTEFQIGQSFQSKEEVVLSVKDYSIRRGVEYKVMESDNLKYQGRCKEFGNGCTWLIRIVMRKRKSTWKVRRYNGPHTCMATSISSDHKQLDYHVICARIYPLVRADASVSIKVLQEATEATYGFRSSYRKVWLAKQKAVAQIYGDWEESYADLPQWILGVSCTMEGIPPL from the exons ATGGAGGGGGAGGATAGTTTTGTGGCTCTAGTTCACTGCTTTGGAAAAATTCAAAAGAGCAAAAGGCATGGTGTAAAATTCACAGATAGAGAACCGCTTAGTGTTTTTATTCGATCGTCGAATACGTTGGCAGAGATTAAGCAAAGCATATTACGAAAGCTCGGTACGTGTGGGACGAAGtgggtaaaaaaattattttacaagaTTTCCATTGACGTTGTCTCAACTGGTGTGAGATATGAGACCTTCGTGATCGGGTCGGATGAAGACTTGCAGGTCTTGTTTCACTGCAGGCGTAGTTTTTCGGAGGTGAGGATAACTGAGCGGTTTGCGAAATTGGAAGATGGTGTGGATAGCTCTGGAGCATCGGCACCTAATCCTCAGTCGACCCCAGCTGGTGGTGCATCAACATCGATGCCTGTGGTAGCAGTGGCCGTTCCGAATGCGGAGCCCGAACGTGCTGGGGCTGTTCATGCATATATTGGTCCTGTTGTTTCTGATTTTGAATGCGATGCCGGACCGGATCGAGTTGAGAATGCACT TGAGGATGATATTCCAAGAGGTGGACGTTCAGCCCATGGAGGTTCTGGTTCTGCAACACAAGAGTACCCTCCCTACCTCTCTTCTTTGAACTTGGAAGTCGTCGGCCAAGAGCAGAATGTAGATGCAACATTCGATGGGCAGGGGATGCATGATGGGACACCTATGACTGAATTTCAGATTGGCCAATCTTTCCAGAGTAAAGAGGAAGTCGTGTTGAGTGTAAAAGATTACAGTATTCGGCGTGGAGTTGAGTACAAGGTTATGGAGTCCGACAATCTGAAATACCAAGGAAGATGCAAGGAGTTTGGTAACGGGTGCACGTGGTTGATTCGGATAGTCATGCGAAAAAGGAAGAGCACATGGAAAGTTAGGAGGTACAACGGTCCGCACACGTGTATGGCCACATCGATATCAAGCGACCACAAGCagcttgattatcatgtcatTTGTGCGAGAATCTATCCGTTGGTTCGAGCTGATGCGTCGGTGTCGATCAAGGTGTTGCAAGAGGCAACGGAGGCGACTTATGGATTCCGGTCTAGTTATCGGAAGGTgtggttggcgaagcagaaggcagtAGCGCAAATATATGgcgattgggaggagtcatatgCTGATCTGCCTCAGTGGATCCTTGGAGTCTCATGCACGATGGAAG GCATTCCGCCACTGTAA